In the Candidatus Protochlamydia phocaeensis genome, TATCCGCTTAGTGGCTGCTTCCTACCGTTTAAAAGAAAGCGAGTGAGGTCAATTCAGCTAAGGCCTTGCTTGTTCGCTTGCCCATAAAGATAGCCAGTTAATAAAGCGATCAATATAATGGGTACAATAATGTCCGTATAAAGAGGTAGGCCTGCGTTGCCCGGCGCTTCATTCTGATAGACCATCAACTGTCTGAGATGTTCGTATGCATCTGCCCAAAACCAAATGGACAGTCCAATGATAGTCGCCGCCCAAAATAACCCTCGAAACCAAATGCATAGAAGGCCTAGGATGCCAAAGGAAAGATTGGCGTAAGCCACTTCCAGTTGGAACGGATTGCCTGGAGGCCATCCAATGTATTCGGCGATTTCATTTGATAGGAAAGCATGGCCATAAAAAGCAAAAAGGCCTCCCAATCCGACAGTAAAGACCAGTTGATACAATAAAAGAATTTCAATTATCCTTGCTTTGGTTGCAGGCTGACGGCTGAGCAAGAGATGCAATATGGCAATGATCCAGCCTAAAGCAAAAATAAAAGGGAAGGGATTCATAACGGCCTTTATTGATTTTTTTGAAATCATGCATTTTACTTGTGATATATAAGGAAGACATATAAAAGTCTAGAGGTCTAACATGCAACGAGAGCCAGCTTTACTTTTACAGCCCATTAATTCGACAGCTTATTCTCTTTCTGTCGAGGAACTCAGGCGTGAAGATGAATGGGCGAGTGGACTGATCTTAGGGGATGACTGGGCCAATGGGTTAACGCATGGCGTTGGTCTTTTATTGAGCTTAGTGGGCTTATTTTTTCTGATTGCCTATCCGCTTGAAAGCGGCGATCACTGGAAGCTTGCCAATTTCTTTGTCTATGGCGTTAGCCTTGTATTGCTTTATACGGCATCTACGATCTATCATTTTTTGAAGCGTCCCCATTTAAAGAAAATGTTTCAAAAAATCGATCACTGCGCCATTTATCTTCTCATAGCCGGCACTTATACGCCTTTTACGATGATGCCTTTGAAAGGGTTTTGGGGATGGCTTTTGTTTGGAATTGTCTGGGGACTGGCAGGAATGGGGATCGTATTCAAGATCTTTTTTATCCACCGTTTTAAAATCCTTTCCACTCTAGTTTATTTGGCCATGGGATGGCTTGTTCTCATCGCGCTTGAACCCCTTGTCAATAATATAGCCACCGAAAGCCTATATTGGCTGATTGCCGGCGGATTGTCCTATTCATTCGGAGTCATTTTCTTTGCTCTAGATAAAAAACGCTTCTATCATGCCATCTGGCATCTTTTTGTAATGGGGGGAAGCGCCTGCCATTACTTTGCCATTCTTCTTTATCTTTGAAAAGCAGGCTAGTCGCTCTATTTGAGAGTATTTCCCCCTAAAAAGGCGGTAGGAGATAGCGGACATTGCCCGTTATCTCCTACCGCTTCTTAGGGAAAAAACGCGAATTAAGGGCATTAGCGGTGTTAATACCTCTTACGACAGCTTCTTAATACATGATAGTGAATATATTAATGGCTTATGGAAAGATTTTGCTTCAAGTTCAAATGCGCTTCTTGGTAGAAAGTGGATTTAAATAAAAAATTTGATAAACCTCAAAAAAAGAAGACTTATGAATAGAAATGAAAATTTGCGGCGGTTGTTCTTTTTTTTACTCACTTTAAGGTTATTCTTTCCCTCATTGACTGTTGAAGCCGCTTCTATGGTCCAAGTGAATGATGGTGATATAGGGACATCTATTAACCAGTATCAGTATACCGGAAATTGGCTATATGGAGGGGAGCCTGGCGCTTATGGGGGCGATAATCATTGGTCTAATACTCCCGATTCGACCTATCAAATTAATTTTGTAGGTACTCAAATTGATGTTTATTCAATAAAAGCTCCTATCCATGGAATAGCTGGAATTTCTTTAGATGGCGGGCCAGAAGTCTTAGTGGATTGTTATGCTCCTACACGTCTAGAAAACACCTTGATATACTCTAGTCCATCTGTCAGTTATGGGCAGCATCATTTGCAAGTTCGTGTGACAGGCAAACAAAATCCGGCTTCTCAAGGAAGCTATGTGGTAGCGGATCATGTGGCGATCCATTCGGCTAATCCCATTATCACGTATGTCAATGATGCGACTATAGGAACAAATGAGAATCAATTTAACTTTACAGGCGCTTGGCAATATGGGGAGCAAAGTGGAGCATATAACAATGATAATCATTGGTCTGATCAAAAAGATAGCCGTTATTCAGTCAGTTTTGTAGGCGCACAAATCCTGCTATTTGGCGCTCAGGCTCCCTATCATGGGATCGCAGCTATTTCCATTGATAATGGGCCGGCAGTCAATGTTGATTTTTATGCCCCTGTCCGCAAAGATCAAGCGCTCCTCTATACTAGTCCGATCCTAGCTCAAGGTCCTCACACCCTTACTGTGACAGTGACAGGCACAAAAAATACCAATTCTACAGGATTG is a window encoding:
- a CDS encoding DUF6790 family protein, whose amino-acid sequence is MNPFPFIFALGWIIAILHLLLSRQPATKARIIEILLLYQLVFTVGLGGLFAFYGHAFLSNEIAEYIGWPPGNPFQLEVAYANLSFGILGLLCIWFRGLFWAATIIGLSIWFWADAYEHLRQLMVYQNEAPGNAGLPLYTDIIVPIILIALLTGYLYGQANKQGLS
- the trhA gene encoding PAQR family membrane homeostasis protein TrhA, translated to MQREPALLLQPINSTAYSLSVEELRREDEWASGLILGDDWANGLTHGVGLLLSLVGLFFLIAYPLESGDHWKLANFFVYGVSLVLLYTASTIYHFLKRPHLKKMFQKIDHCAIYLLIAGTYTPFTMMPLKGFWGWLLFGIVWGLAGMGIVFKIFFIHRFKILSTLVYLAMGWLVLIALEPLVNNIATESLYWLIAGGLSYSFGVIFFALDKKRFYHAIWHLFVMGGSACHYFAILLYL